The following coding sequences lie in one Bifidobacterium sp. ESL0690 genomic window:
- the ftsE gene encoding cell division ATP-binding protein FtsE produces the protein MALITLDKVSKIYPKGTRPALDHINLNIERGDFVFLVGASGSGKTTLLSLLLREEEATDGEIRVAGNDLRRLNSRQIPQYRRSIGFIFQDYKLLNNKTVWQNVAFALEVIGTRRSTIKSLVPKVLETVGLTGKEKNYPHELSGGEAQRVAIARAYVNHPQILLADEPTGNLDPTTSLGIMEVLDAINRTGTTIVMATHNEEIVNSMRKRVVELHAGKIVRDEAKGSYDSARYFPDADVESKAKQVIDPNASKFKRPQTFAKVISPADGQAGNAQPIDDRSIVATQAMDVVADAVANGTGENEGIARLANAVHSGRTGRYGEAFQSAETTMTWGKGLTAEEMTSAHKPLSGSAQPDAANAGKAQATKADTVNVDKTSAHKAKASKSEAKTKAPSLPAPPVPPSQSQSQPTQAAGKRTPQNKQVQDAQVRSNSNGKNAEERK, from the coding sequence ATGGCGTTGATCACATTGGACAAGGTCTCCAAGATCTACCCGAAGGGTACCAGGCCCGCCCTCGACCATATCAACCTCAACATCGAACGCGGCGATTTCGTCTTTCTTGTCGGCGCTTCCGGCTCTGGCAAAACGACATTGCTGAGCCTGCTGCTGCGTGAGGAAGAGGCTACGGACGGCGAAATCCGTGTGGCCGGCAATGATTTGCGTCGCCTCAATTCCCGTCAGATTCCGCAGTATCGCCGTTCGATCGGTTTCATTTTCCAGGATTACAAGCTCCTGAACAACAAAACCGTCTGGCAGAACGTCGCCTTCGCGCTCGAAGTAATCGGCACGCGTCGTTCGACCATCAAGTCGCTGGTGCCGAAAGTCCTTGAAACCGTAGGACTTACCGGCAAGGAAAAGAACTATCCGCACGAGCTTTCCGGTGGCGAGGCCCAGCGTGTGGCCATCGCCCGCGCCTACGTCAACCACCCGCAGATTCTTTTGGCCGACGAGCCTACCGGTAATCTCGACCCGACAACGTCTTTGGGCATTATGGAGGTCCTGGACGCGATCAACCGTACCGGCACCACCATCGTGATGGCCACCCACAACGAGGAAATCGTCAATTCCATGCGCAAGCGCGTTGTTGAGCTGCACGCAGGCAAGATCGTGCGTGACGAAGCCAAGGGCAGCTATGATTCGGCTCGCTACTTCCCGGATGCCGACGTGGAATCCAAGGCCAAACAGGTCATTGACCCCAACGCCAGCAAATTCAAGCGTCCACAGACGTTTGCCAAGGTCATATCGCCGGCAGATGGGCAGGCCGGCAATGCCCAACCCATTGATGACCGTTCCATCGTCGCCACCCAGGCCATGGATGTTGTTGCCGACGCAGTGGCCAACGGAACCGGCGAAAATGAAGGCATCGCACGCCTCGCCAATGCCGTGCATTCCGGCAGAACGGGACGATACGGCGAAGCCTTCCAATCGGCCGAGACCACGATGACCTGGGGCAAAGGCCTTACGGCCGAGGAGATGACCAGCGCGCACAAGCCGCTATCTGGTTCAGCTCAACCCGATGCGGCGAATGCTGGTAAAGCGCAAGCCACGAAGGCCGACACGGTAAACGTTGATAAAACGAGTGCCCATAAAGCGAAGGCAAGCAAATCAGAAGCAAAGACCAAAGCGCCGTCGCTTCCCGCACCCCCGGTTCCGCCGTCGCAATCGCAATCACAACCAACCCAGGCGGCAGGCAAACGCACGCCGCAAAACAAACAAGTCCAGGACGCACAAGTTCGTAGCAACAGCAACGGCAAGAATGCGGAGGAGCGGAAATGA
- a CDS encoding citrate synthase, whose protein sequence is MVEAKLNVDASKFDLPVVKATEGADGIVVSSLKNDGFVTLDPGFLNTAQCESKITFIDGQNSILRYRGYPIEQLCEQSDFLEVAWLLQHGELPTKSEYDQFCLDLNHRTMVGEDFRSFMASFPRSAQPMSVLASAINALAAFYPDTTDISDPDQLDESARIIMAKARTIVSYIYRRRRDEPMLYPDIARGYVDDFLRMCFAVPYEPYESDELSIHALGRLLIIHADHEQNCSTSVVRIAGSAHANLYSAVAAGVNALSGPLHGGANEAVLKQLEVIRDSGECVRQFVENAKRDGKRISGFGHRVYKCYDPRAVVAKHYLEQLMARGDVDNHLPADERALFAIATELEDIATHDDYFISRHLYPNVDFYTGLLYRVIGFDAPMFTPLFALGRIPGWIAQYREMLADPQTKIGRPRQVYTGETERDYVPMDRR, encoded by the coding sequence ATGGTGGAGGCAAAACTCAATGTTGACGCGAGCAAGTTCGATTTGCCTGTGGTCAAGGCCACGGAAGGCGCGGACGGCATCGTGGTCTCCAGCCTCAAAAACGACGGCTTCGTCACCCTTGATCCAGGCTTTCTGAACACCGCCCAGTGCGAGTCGAAAATCACTTTCATCGACGGCCAGAATTCCATTCTGCGCTATCGCGGCTACCCGATCGAGCAGCTTTGCGAGCAGTCCGATTTCCTTGAAGTGGCTTGGCTGTTGCAACATGGCGAGCTCCCGACCAAGTCCGAATACGACCAGTTCTGCCTCGACCTGAACCATCGCACGATGGTGGGCGAGGACTTCCGCAGCTTCATGGCTTCGTTCCCGCGTTCCGCCCAACCGATGAGCGTGCTCGCCTCGGCCATCAATGCGCTCGCGGCTTTTTATCCGGACACCACGGATATCAGCGACCCCGACCAGCTCGACGAATCGGCGCGTATCATCATGGCCAAGGCTCGTACCATTGTCAGCTATATTTATCGCCGCCGTCGCGATGAGCCCATGCTGTACCCCGATATCGCCCGCGGCTACGTCGACGATTTCCTGCGCATGTGCTTCGCCGTGCCCTACGAGCCATACGAATCCGACGAACTTTCCATCCACGCGCTTGGCCGCTTGCTCATCATCCACGCCGACCACGAGCAGAACTGCTCGACTTCCGTGGTGCGTATCGCCGGCAGTGCCCACGCCAATCTGTATTCGGCGGTGGCGGCTGGTGTCAACGCGCTTTCCGGGCCGCTGCACGGCGGTGCCAACGAAGCGGTGCTCAAGCAGCTCGAGGTCATCCGCGATTCCGGCGAATGCGTACGTCAGTTCGTCGAGAACGCGAAGAGGGACGGGAAACGTATTTCCGGTTTCGGCCATCGCGTCTACAAATGCTACGACCCGCGCGCGGTGGTCGCCAAGCATTATCTTGAGCAGCTGATGGCGCGAGGCGACGTTGACAATCATCTGCCGGCCGACGAACGGGCTTTGTTCGCCATCGCCACCGAACTTGAGGACATCGCCACGCACGACGATTATTTCATCTCACGCCATCTCTATCCGAACGTCGATTTCTACACCGGACTGCTGTATCGGGTCATCGGCTTCGACGCCCCGATGTTCACCCCGCTGTTCGCGCTCGGCCGCATTCCCGGCTGGATCGCGCAATATCGGGAAATGCTGGCGGACCCACAGACCAAGATAGGCCGTCCGCGCCAGGTCTACACCGGCGAAACCGAACGTGATTATGTGCCGATGGACCGGCGCTGA
- a CDS encoding M13-type metalloendopeptidase, translating to MSTPLISGLDTTSFSSTISPGDDLFRFVNGPWIDTYELPDDRSRYGAFDKLAEDAESQIRDILEDENCPAHKSQSLYRAFLDTDAIEAAGISPIKDALDRIDNAADKAELTKVLGELSTLGGPDFFDCGVYGDPGDPEHNILHIEQGGIGLPDEAYYREDHYAPIREQYVHMVMKLLMLANYGDSAKCEADAKHFLEVETKIASNHWDNVATRDSQKTYNPTNFAELDSTLSHFDIASYLSAWQDAYDKLPAAKFQPLDLTAAFSRTIVHEPSFLSGFDKFWDQSDLDDLKLWARVTMISGSSSTLSSDFDKTQFDFYGKVLSGAKQQRDRWKRGVSLVNGICGEEVGREYVRLHFPESSKERMEQLVANIIEAYRVSISGSNWLGEETKAKALEKLSKFTPMIGYTNHWRDYTALDIKPEMSLMEDLNAAVAYETGFQFSKVGQVVDREEWLMNPQTVNAYYEPSMNVIVFPAAILQPPFFNPDADDAANYGGIGAVIGHEIGHGFDDQGSQYDGDGKLNDWWSADDKANFQKLTTALINQYNGFIPSQLQEKYADDLSQASHVNGALTIGENIGDLSGVNISLKAYAFALDKADGRPVDGSPEAVAVSLASAPEIDGYTGLQRFFLSYASIWRTAQREELTEQYLQIDPHSPAEFRTNGIVRNVDLYYQAFDVKPENKLWLAPEERVSIW from the coding sequence ATGTCTACACCTTTGATTTCAGGCCTTGATACGACCTCATTCTCCAGCACCATCAGCCCCGGCGACGACCTGTTCCGCTTCGTCAACGGACCGTGGATCGACACTTACGAACTTCCCGACGACCGCTCGCGTTACGGTGCTTTCGACAAGCTCGCCGAAGACGCTGAAAGCCAAATCCGCGACATTCTGGAAGACGAAAACTGCCCGGCGCACAAGTCGCAGAGCCTTTACCGTGCATTCCTCGACACCGATGCCATCGAAGCAGCCGGCATCAGCCCCATTAAGGACGCGCTCGATCGCATCGACAACGCCGCCGACAAAGCGGAACTGACGAAAGTTCTGGGCGAACTGAGCACGCTCGGCGGCCCCGACTTCTTCGATTGCGGTGTCTACGGCGATCCGGGTGACCCAGAGCACAACATTCTGCATATCGAACAAGGCGGCATCGGCCTGCCTGACGAAGCCTATTATCGCGAGGACCATTATGCGCCGATCCGCGAGCAGTACGTACACATGGTCATGAAGCTTCTGATGCTGGCCAATTACGGTGACAGTGCGAAATGTGAAGCCGATGCCAAGCACTTCCTCGAAGTTGAAACCAAAATCGCCTCGAACCACTGGGACAACGTGGCCACCCGTGATTCTCAGAAAACTTACAACCCAACTAATTTCGCAGAGCTGGATTCGACACTCTCCCACTTCGATATCGCCTCATACCTTTCCGCTTGGCAGGACGCATATGATAAGCTGCCAGCCGCCAAGTTCCAGCCATTGGACCTCACGGCAGCATTTAGCCGCACCATTGTGCACGAGCCGAGCTTCCTTTCCGGTTTCGACAAGTTCTGGGACCAGAGCGACCTCGATGATCTGAAGCTGTGGGCGCGCGTGACGATGATCAGCGGTTCCTCCAGCACATTGAGCAGCGATTTCGACAAGACCCAGTTCGATTTCTACGGCAAGGTGCTTTCCGGCGCCAAGCAGCAGCGCGACCGCTGGAAGCGCGGTGTCTCACTGGTCAACGGCATTTGCGGCGAAGAGGTCGGTCGTGAATATGTCCGCCTTCACTTCCCCGAAAGCTCGAAGGAACGGATGGAGCAGCTGGTCGCTAACATCATCGAGGCCTACCGTGTTTCGATTTCCGGCAGCAACTGGCTGGGCGAAGAGACCAAGGCCAAGGCCCTCGAAAAGCTCTCAAAGTTTACTCCGATGATCGGCTACACCAATCACTGGCGCGACTACACCGCTCTTGACATCAAGCCCGAAATGAGCCTGATGGAAGACCTCAATGCCGCCGTCGCCTACGAGACCGGATTCCAGTTCTCCAAGGTCGGTCAGGTCGTCGACCGCGAGGAATGGCTCATGAACCCGCAGACGGTTAACGCCTACTACGAGCCTTCCATGAACGTCATCGTCTTTCCCGCCGCCATCCTCCAGCCTCCGTTCTTCAACCCGGATGCGGACGACGCGGCCAACTACGGCGGTATCGGCGCGGTCATCGGCCACGAAATCGGGCACGGTTTCGACGACCAAGGCAGCCAGTACGACGGCGACGGCAAGCTCAATGATTGGTGGAGTGCCGACGACAAAGCGAACTTCCAGAAGCTCACCACAGCTTTGATTAACCAATACAACGGATTCATCCCCTCCCAGCTTCAGGAAAAGTATGCGGACGATTTAAGTCAGGCCTCGCACGTCAACGGCGCGCTGACCATCGGCGAGAACATCGGCGACCTCAGCGGCGTCAACATCAGCCTGAAGGCCTACGCCTTCGCACTCGACAAGGCTGACGGACGTCCGGTAGACGGCTCTCCGGAAGCGGTAGCCGTGTCGCTGGCGAGCGCCCCGGAAATCGACGGTTACACCGGATTGCAGCGCTTCTTCCTGAGCTACGCCTCCATCTGGCGCACCGCCCAGCGCGAAGAGCTGACGGAACAGTACCTGCAAATCGATCCGCACTCTCCTGCCGAGTTCCGCACCAACGGCATCGTGCGCAACGTTGACCTCTATTATCAAGCCTTCGACGTCAAGCCGGAAAACAAGCTCTGGCTTGCCCCCGAAGAGCGCGTATCCATCTGGTAG
- a CDS encoding 3-hydroxyacyl-CoA dehydrogenase has protein sequence MQNLTVLGTGVLGSQIIFQSAYKGKDVVAYDISDEILAGLPARWEYLKKQYKRDIPDATDEKLDAAVSRIRTTADLKDAVKDADIIIEAIPERLDIKQSTWEKVSKYAPDKTVFCTNSSTLLPSKMAPFVDRPDKFLSLHFANEIWKFNTGEVMAQPKTDPKVFEEVAEFAEEIGMVPIRIKKEQPGYVLNSLLVPLLNAAADLWVRGVASFEDIDKTWRIATGAPTGPFQIYDTVGMMTPYNLSKDSPDPVQKEFARRLKEDFIDKGKMGKISGHGFCDYE, from the coding sequence ATGCAGAATCTTACGGTTTTGGGCACTGGCGTCCTTGGTTCCCAGATTATTTTCCAGTCGGCCTATAAGGGCAAGGACGTTGTCGCCTACGATATCAGTGATGAGATTTTGGCCGGACTTCCGGCGCGCTGGGAATATCTGAAGAAGCAGTACAAGCGTGATATTCCCGATGCCACCGATGAGAAGCTCGATGCCGCCGTCTCGCGCATCCGCACCACCGCCGATCTGAAGGACGCGGTCAAGGACGCGGACATCATCATCGAAGCCATTCCGGAGCGTCTCGACATCAAGCAGAGCACATGGGAGAAGGTCAGCAAGTATGCGCCGGACAAGACCGTGTTCTGCACCAATTCCTCCACGCTGCTGCCGAGCAAGATGGCGCCGTTCGTCGACCGTCCCGACAAGTTCCTGAGCCTGCACTTTGCCAACGAGATCTGGAAGTTCAACACCGGCGAGGTCATGGCTCAGCCGAAGACCGATCCGAAAGTGTTTGAAGAGGTCGCTGAATTCGCCGAGGAAATCGGCATGGTCCCGATTCGCATCAAGAAGGAGCAGCCGGGTTATGTGCTCAATTCGCTGCTGGTTCCGCTGCTCAACGCCGCCGCGGATCTGTGGGTGCGTGGTGTGGCCTCGTTCGAAGACATCGACAAGACCTGGCGCATCGCCACAGGCGCGCCCACCGGCCCGTTCCAGATTTATGACACCGTTGGCATGATGACTCCCTACAACCTTTCCAAGGATTCGCCCGACCCCGTTCAGAAGGAGTTTGCGCGTCGCTTGAAGGAGGACTTCATCGACAAGGGCAAGATGGGCAAGATCTCAGGTCATGGCTTCTGTGACTATGAGTGA
- the prfB gene encoding peptide chain release factor 2, with product MAEFDFSQALGEARSKYETIEKALDVDRLKSEIDELEKEASAPNLWDDVENAQKVTSRLSNKQGLIKKLDSLSSRLDDIETLYELGQEEDDVDSMKEAQNGVDALQKDLDEMEIQTLLDGEYDERSAVVTIRSGAGGVDAADFAQMLLRMYLRWAERNGYKAKVMDTSYAEEAGIKSATFEVDAPYAYGRLSVEGGTHRLVRISPFDNQGRRQTSFAAVEVVPLVEETDHIDIPDSDIRVDTYCSSGPGGQGVNTTYSAVRITHLPTGIVVTMQDERSQIQNRAAAMAVLQSRLLVLRHEEEAKKKKELAGDIKASWGDQMRSYVLHPYQMVKDLRTGYETSQTQAVFDGDINGFIDAGIRWRHEQRRQAALEAEQAEDKTKANGKK from the coding sequence ATGGCAGAATTTGATTTTTCACAAGCGTTGGGCGAGGCACGTAGCAAATACGAGACGATCGAAAAGGCGTTGGACGTCGATCGCCTGAAGTCCGAAATCGATGAACTTGAGAAAGAGGCATCGGCGCCGAATCTCTGGGATGACGTCGAGAACGCGCAGAAGGTCACGAGCCGACTTTCCAACAAACAGGGGCTGATCAAGAAGCTCGATTCCCTTTCGAGTAGGCTTGACGACATCGAGACCCTTTACGAGCTCGGCCAGGAAGAGGATGACGTCGATTCGATGAAAGAGGCCCAGAACGGCGTTGACGCCCTGCAAAAGGACCTCGACGAGATGGAGATTCAGACGCTGCTCGACGGCGAGTACGACGAACGCAGCGCGGTGGTCACCATCCGAAGCGGCGCAGGTGGCGTGGATGCCGCCGATTTCGCGCAGATGCTCTTGCGCATGTACCTTCGCTGGGCCGAGCGTAACGGTTACAAGGCCAAGGTGATGGACACCTCCTACGCCGAAGAAGCGGGCATCAAATCGGCAACGTTCGAAGTAGATGCGCCTTACGCTTATGGCCGTCTTTCCGTAGAGGGCGGCACGCACCGCCTGGTCCGTATATCACCTTTCGATAACCAAGGTCGCCGTCAGACCAGCTTTGCGGCGGTCGAAGTGGTGCCGCTGGTCGAAGAGACCGACCACATCGACATCCCCGATTCTGATATCCGTGTGGACACCTACTGCTCGTCGGGCCCCGGCGGACAGGGCGTCAACACCACGTATTCCGCGGTCCGTATCACCCATTTACCCACCGGCATTGTGGTGACCATGCAGGACGAGCGCAGCCAGATTCAGAACCGTGCCGCCGCCATGGCCGTGCTCCAGTCCCGCCTTCTCGTGCTCCGCCACGAAGAGGAAGCCAAGAAGAAGAAAGAGCTGGCTGGCGACATCAAGGCCAGCTGGGGTGACCAGATGCGCTCGTATGTATTACATCCTTACCAGATGGTCAAGGATTTGCGCACCGGCTACGAAACCAGCCAGACGCAGGCGGTTTTTGACGGCGATATCAACGGGTTCATCGATGCCGGTATTCGTTGGCGTCACGAACAGCGTCGTCAGGCAGCGCTTGAGGCTGAGCAGGCCGAGGACAAAACCAAAGCAAACGGTAAAAAGTAA
- the map gene encoding type I methionyl aminopeptidase, producing the protein MIELKTPKEIASMKVAGRFVGSILKELQETTKVGTNLLEIDDLVRRRIESRKGAESCYVDYAPDFGTGPFKHYICTSVNDAVLHGVPYDYALKDGDLVSLDLAISVDGWCGDSAVSFVVGKDPDPEDIALIKCTEEALAAGIAAAQSGNRLGDVSAAVGDVAHEHGYTVNMEFGGHGIGHVMHGDPFVPNDGKAHHGYKLRPGLTIAIEPWFMKTTDEIYQDAKDGWTLRSSDGSNGAHSEHTIAITDNGPEILTVRE; encoded by the coding sequence ATGATTGAATTGAAAACGCCAAAGGAAATCGCTTCGATGAAGGTGGCCGGCCGTTTCGTCGGCAGCATCCTCAAAGAGCTGCAGGAAACCACCAAAGTCGGCACCAACCTGCTCGAGATCGATGACCTCGTCCGTCGTCGCATCGAAAGCCGTAAGGGCGCCGAATCCTGCTATGTGGATTATGCACCCGATTTCGGCACCGGCCCCTTCAAGCATTACATCTGCACGTCGGTCAACGACGCGGTACTGCACGGGGTTCCCTATGATTACGCCTTGAAAGACGGCGATCTGGTGAGCCTCGACTTGGCCATCAGCGTCGACGGGTGGTGCGGCGATTCTGCGGTCAGCTTCGTGGTCGGCAAGGACCCGGATCCTGAGGATATCGCTCTAATCAAGTGCACCGAAGAGGCGCTCGCAGCCGGCATCGCAGCGGCACAGTCCGGCAACCGGCTTGGCGACGTCTCCGCCGCCGTCGGCGACGTGGCGCACGAGCACGGTTATACCGTCAACATGGAGTTTGGCGGACACGGCATCGGCCACGTCATGCACGGCGACCCGTTCGTGCCCAATGACGGCAAGGCCCATCACGGCTACAAGCTGCGCCCGGGCCTCACGATCGCCATCGAGCCGTGGTTCATGAAGACCACCGACGAGATTTATCAGGACGCCAAGGACGGCTGGACGTTGCGCAGCTCCGACGGTTCCAACGGCGCCCACAGCGAGCACACCATCGCCATCACTGACAATGGCCCCGAGATTCTGACCGTTCGCGAGTAA
- the dapD gene encoding 2,3,4,5-tetrahydropyridine-2,6-dicarboxylate N-succinyltransferase, with protein sequence MSDERTAWGWGLASIDEAGNTLDVWYPKLEMGAAPDEASRPQHGFGALAYEQPDARGVRRVPVFTVSSLDSPITDAADAYLRLHLLSMCMVEPNTINLDGIFAKLANVVWTNYGPFATENFALRKMDVMNAVAKSGAVAGGMPAPRVDVNVLGVDKFPRMIDYVVPEGVRIGDADRVRLGAHLAAGTTIMHAGFVNFNAGTLGTSMIEGRVSQGVTVGNGSDVGGGSSIMGTLSGGGKLRNSIGEHSLLGANAGIGISLGDNCVVEAGLYVTAGTKITIHDKAKIAAGEPLEVVKGSELSGKDNILFIRNSVTGAIEARYRKVGIALNEKLHKN encoded by the coding sequence ATGAGTGACGAACGGACGGCTTGGGGCTGGGGTCTGGCCTCGATCGACGAGGCAGGCAATACGCTGGATGTGTGGTACCCGAAGCTTGAGATGGGTGCAGCGCCCGATGAGGCTTCGCGGCCGCAACACGGCTTCGGCGCTTTGGCCTATGAACAGCCGGATGCCCGCGGGGTGCGGCGCGTTCCTGTGTTCACCGTCTCATCTCTCGACTCCCCCATCACCGACGCTGCCGACGCCTACCTGCGCCTGCATTTGCTGAGCATGTGCATGGTCGAGCCGAACACCATCAATCTCGATGGCATCTTCGCCAAGTTGGCCAACGTCGTGTGGACCAACTACGGACCATTCGCCACCGAGAACTTCGCGCTGCGCAAGATGGACGTGATGAACGCCGTGGCGAAGTCTGGCGCTGTTGCCGGCGGCATGCCCGCTCCTCGCGTCGATGTCAATGTGCTCGGCGTTGATAAATTCCCACGCATGATCGACTATGTGGTGCCCGAAGGCGTGCGCATCGGTGACGCGGACCGCGTACGTCTCGGAGCTCACCTGGCCGCCGGAACAACTATAATGCACGCTGGGTTCGTCAATTTCAACGCCGGAACGCTCGGCACTTCCATGATCGAAGGTCGGGTCTCGCAGGGCGTCACGGTCGGCAACGGCTCTGACGTCGGCGGCGGATCGTCCATCATGGGCACGCTTTCGGGCGGTGGCAAGCTACGCAACTCCATCGGCGAGCACAGCCTCTTGGGTGCGAACGCCGGCATCGGTATCTCGTTGGGTGACAACTGCGTGGTGGAGGCGGGCTTGTACGTCACCGCCGGCACGAAGATCACCATCCATGATAAGGCCAAGATCGCGGCGGGCGAACCGCTCGAAGTTGTCAAGGGCTCCGAACTTTCCGGCAAAGACAACATCCTCTTCATCCGCAATTCGGTGACCGGCGCCATCGAGGCCCGCTACCGCAAGGTTGGCATCGCTTTGAACGAGAAGCTGCACAAGAACTAA
- a CDS encoding DUF308 domain-containing protein, giving the protein MSDANTNENDSNVNENSGNDQEQATSQSAGQPEYGAYTPNANAMNGNPSQPGNGNTYSQNAGQGSQNYGQYVGNQGSAPQGGPNGNPYVYNGQGQNPNQAPYNGQGQNANPNQAPYSGYGPNGYGPYANNPNQYGQQYQNGNAYAAGNQYANANQSSQYQYAQNGQQQAGNGGPAVNGNHFNPRSAEPGSNEWWRMNPFKLAEEWLPNQAKKTIRIVYGVVGIVALLLGLALLIWPGKTLVAVAIVLGAYFVVSGVIRVIGAIVENGLPGGWRVLDILVGLLLVIGGVIMLKNTAISTALLTILVTLTVGIGWIMEGIMALVETWRLPKSGWAIFYAIISILAGIVVLFSPFASVIILVVFAGIAMVVMGILAIIRAFRFGKN; this is encoded by the coding sequence ATGTCAGACGCCAATACCAATGAAAATGATTCGAACGTGAATGAGAATAGCGGCAACGATCAGGAACAGGCAACCAGCCAGTCCGCTGGCCAGCCGGAATATGGGGCTTATACGCCCAATGCCAACGCTATGAACGGGAATCCGAGCCAGCCCGGGAACGGCAATACCTACTCACAGAACGCAGGCCAGGGCAGCCAGAATTACGGCCAATATGTCGGCAATCAAGGTAGCGCTCCGCAGGGCGGACCGAACGGTAATCCGTACGTCTATAACGGTCAAGGGCAGAACCCGAACCAGGCTCCGTACAATGGACAGGGTCAGAATGCCAACCCGAATCAGGCTCCATACAGCGGCTATGGTCCCAACGGTTACGGTCCGTATGCCAACAATCCCAACCAGTATGGTCAGCAGTATCAGAACGGCAATGCCTACGCTGCCGGTAACCAATATGCCAACGCCAACCAGAGCAGCCAGTACCAATACGCGCAGAACGGCCAGCAGCAAGCCGGCAACGGTGGCCCCGCAGTCAACGGCAACCATTTCAACCCCCGCTCTGCCGAGCCTGGCAGCAACGAATGGTGGCGCATGAACCCCTTCAAGCTGGCTGAGGAGTGGCTGCCGAACCAAGCGAAGAAAACCATCCGTATCGTCTACGGCGTGGTCGGAATCGTTGCTCTTTTGCTCGGCCTGGCCCTGCTGATCTGGCCAGGCAAGACGCTGGTGGCCGTGGCCATCGTTTTGGGTGCCTATTTCGTGGTTTCCGGCGTCATCCGCGTCATCGGCGCCATCGTAGAAAACGGGCTGCCGGGCGGTTGGCGCGTGCTTGACATTCTCGTCGGTCTGCTTCTGGTGATTGGTGGTGTGATTATGCTCAAGAACACTGCGATTTCCACGGCTTTGCTCACGATTCTGGTCACGCTTACCGTCGGCATCGGCTGGATTATGGAAGGCATCATGGCGCTCGTGGAAACATGGCGTCTGCCGAAGTCCGGCTGGGCCATTTTCTACGCCATCATCTCCATCCTCGCCGGTATCGTCGTCCTGTTCTCTCCGTTCGCTTCGGTTATCATCCTGGTCGTTTTCGCCGGAATCGCCATGGTGGTCATGGGTATCCTTGCCATCATCCGTGCCTTCCGTTTCGGCAAGAACTGA
- a CDS encoding single-stranded DNA-binding protein, giving the protein MTQQGTVTISGFMGADPQSFGKEGGPAAVSFRIGCTTRYFNPAVNEWRDRPTTWIAVKVFRQLAENVYSSLHKGDPVIATGNLATEEWTRDGTKHSKIVMEATSVGHDLSFGTSTFRRVKLSGKEQGNAHNSGDAGQSQNQNVAAGSSEAQADKPNGGQNLGSDDGNNNRQGSGSSGHSSSGSVEPGDEAGEDPWDASEVFEGHATADRLVASVG; this is encoded by the coding sequence ATGACGCAGCAAGGTACGGTGACGATTTCAGGGTTCATGGGCGCAGACCCGCAAAGTTTCGGCAAGGAAGGAGGTCCTGCCGCCGTCTCGTTCAGAATCGGTTGCACGACGAGGTATTTTAATCCAGCGGTCAATGAGTGGCGCGACCGTCCGACGACGTGGATCGCAGTCAAGGTATTCCGTCAGTTGGCCGAGAACGTGTATTCGAGCCTGCACAAAGGTGATCCGGTCATCGCCACGGGAAATCTGGCGACCGAGGAATGGACTCGTGACGGTACGAAGCACAGCAAAATAGTGATGGAAGCAACCAGTGTCGGCCATGACCTGAGCTTCGGCACCTCGACATTCCGACGCGTGAAACTGAGCGGCAAGGAACAGGGGAACGCGCATAATTCGGGGGATGCAGGGCAGAGCCAGAATCAGAACGTGGCGGCCGGCAGCAGTGAGGCACAAGCCGATAAGCCAAACGGAGGCCAGAATCTGGGTTCAGACGACGGGAACAATAACCGGCAGGGCAGTGGAAGCAGCGGTCATAGCTCAAGCGGGAGTGTGGAACCCGGAGACGAAGCCGGTGAAGACCCGTGGGATGCCAGCGAAGTCTTTGAAGGGCATGCCACGGCCGATCGCTTGGTGGCCTCTGTCGGATAA